A single Streptomyces sp. Edi2 DNA region contains:
- a CDS encoding aromatic ring-hydroxylating dioxygenase subunit alpha, whose protein sequence is MHPEATTAPTPQDVPGRALSGRYYTDPVTAAAETRHIFAKSWQLVCHESDLPGPGARLAATVADREVLVVRTEDGTLTGHLNVCRHRGTRLVSAPEASGKAIRCPYHGWTYKLDGRLVGAPEARQIPCLDKPALGLFPVRVESFLGFVFANLDPDAVPLAEQCAGLAEAVGHYAGTDLVPVGRNRIHDLAGAEVQHANWKVAVDNYLEGYHVPVAHPGLMRLLDYQGYTSEIDESYVLFASPLRDKPSSNWAERLYQRLASPMPGLTEADRRIWRYAVIYPNTLIDFYPDHVLAWTALPTAVDRVAVPGAFYTRRGTSARTRLARRLNIHIGWITNDEDAELVSRVQKGLGTPGFEPGPLSRREAAVGWFADRVRTDLGGAMR, encoded by the coding sequence ATGCACCCCGAAGCCACCACGGCACCGACCCCTCAGGATGTCCCCGGCCGGGCGCTGTCCGGCCGTTACTACACCGACCCGGTCACGGCCGCCGCCGAGACGCGGCACATCTTCGCCAAGTCCTGGCAGCTCGTGTGCCACGAGTCCGATCTCCCCGGCCCCGGCGCACGGCTCGCCGCCACCGTCGCCGACCGCGAGGTCCTGGTCGTCCGCACCGAGGACGGCACCCTGACCGGGCACCTCAATGTGTGCCGGCACCGCGGCACCCGCCTGGTCTCCGCCCCCGAGGCGTCCGGCAAGGCCATCCGCTGCCCGTATCACGGCTGGACCTACAAGCTCGACGGACGGCTGGTCGGCGCGCCCGAAGCACGGCAGATCCCCTGCCTGGACAAGCCCGCCCTCGGCCTCTTCCCGGTCCGGGTCGAGTCCTTTCTGGGATTCGTGTTCGCCAACCTCGATCCGGACGCCGTGCCGCTGGCGGAGCAGTGCGCCGGGCTGGCGGAGGCCGTCGGCCACTACGCGGGGACCGATCTGGTGCCCGTCGGACGCAACCGCATCCACGACCTGGCCGGCGCGGAGGTACAGCACGCCAACTGGAAGGTCGCGGTCGACAACTACCTGGAGGGCTACCACGTCCCGGTCGCCCACCCCGGGCTGATGCGCCTGCTCGACTACCAGGGCTACACCAGCGAGATCGACGAGTCCTATGTCCTCTTCGCCTCACCGCTGCGCGACAAGCCGTCCTCCAACTGGGCCGAACGTCTCTACCAGCGCCTCGCCTCCCCCATGCCGGGGCTGACCGAGGCCGACCGGCGGATCTGGCGGTACGCGGTGATCTACCCCAACACGCTCATCGACTTCTACCCCGACCATGTGCTTGCCTGGACCGCCCTACCGACGGCGGTCGACCGGGTGGCCGTCCCCGGCGCTTTCTACACGCGCCGCGGGACGAGTGCGCGGACCCGGCTCGCGCGCCGGCTCAACATCCACATCGGCTGGATCACCAATGACGAAGACGCCGAATTGGTGTCCCGGGTGCAAAAGGGCCTCGGCACCCCGGGCTTCGAGCCGGGCCCCCTGTCCCGCCGCGAGGCCGCGGTCGGCTGGTTCGCCGACCGGGTACGCACCGACCTCGGTGGCGCGATGCGCTGA
- a CDS encoding NADH-ubiquinone oxidoreductase-F iron-sulfur binding region domain-containing protein, which yields MTGTDSLLPQGTPSVLGAMPGVTEDARAYLAAGGYRRTIGAAELLDRLDGLRGRGGAGFPTAAKLRAVRDAGPRPVVVANGEEGEPGSVKDRWLLRARPHLVLDGLARAAEITGAERGYVYVSDTAAGERIRRALAERAPQLPCDVVDTPHTYVAGEESAVVRRINGGPALPTAKPPRPYQQGVGGAPTLVANVESLARIALIAAQPDRGRHTARATLVTLAGGGAAPLLAEVPYGCTLRTLARAQGTPEPAGVLMGGLFGGLLGPGRLDLALDPDTLTAAGTALGCGAIRFLAPDECPVSLVSAAVAHLAAESARQCGICVAGTGSVRDAVGALTNGTADAGLLTRLRRWSTSLPGRGACGLLDAAAGTAGSLLRAFPDLVRAHLDAPCPGCAAPADAGRLTVPVPYVARRTVPRPRSAASPR from the coding sequence ATGACCGGGACCGACTCGCTCCTACCGCAGGGGACCCCCTCCGTGCTCGGCGCGATGCCCGGCGTGACCGAGGACGCCAGGGCGTACCTGGCCGCCGGTGGCTACCGCCGGACGATCGGCGCGGCGGAACTCCTCGACCGCCTCGACGGCCTGCGCGGACGCGGCGGCGCCGGCTTCCCCACCGCGGCGAAACTCCGCGCCGTCCGCGACGCCGGGCCCCGGCCCGTCGTGGTGGCCAACGGCGAGGAAGGCGAGCCCGGCTCCGTCAAGGACCGCTGGCTGCTGCGGGCCCGCCCGCATCTGGTCCTGGACGGGCTGGCGCGGGCCGCCGAGATCACCGGCGCGGAACGCGGCTATGTCTACGTCTCCGACACCGCGGCGGGCGAACGGATCCGCCGTGCGCTCGCCGAACGGGCACCCCAACTGCCGTGCGACGTCGTCGACACCCCGCACACCTATGTCGCGGGGGAGGAGAGCGCCGTGGTCCGCCGGATCAACGGCGGCCCCGCCCTCCCCACCGCCAAACCGCCCCGCCCCTACCAGCAGGGCGTCGGCGGCGCACCCACCCTCGTCGCCAACGTCGAGTCCCTGGCCCGGATCGCGCTCATCGCCGCCCAGCCGGACCGCGGGCGCCACACGGCCCGCGCCACCCTGGTGACGCTCGCCGGCGGCGGCGCCGCACCCCTGCTCGCCGAGGTGCCCTACGGCTGCACACTGCGGACCCTGGCGCGGGCCCAGGGCACCCCCGAACCGGCCGGCGTCCTCATGGGCGGCCTCTTCGGTGGGCTGCTCGGCCCCGGCCGGCTCGATCTCGCGCTGGACCCCGACACCCTCACGGCCGCGGGCACGGCACTGGGCTGCGGGGCGATCCGCTTCCTCGCCCCCGACGAGTGCCCAGTCTCCCTCGTCTCCGCCGCCGTCGCCCATCTCGCCGCCGAGAGCGCCCGGCAGTGCGGCATCTGCGTCGCGGGTACCGGCTCCGTGCGCGACGCCGTCGGTGCGCTGACGAACGGCACGGCCGACGCGGGTCTCCTCACCCGGCTGCGGCGCTGGTCCACCTCGCTGCCCGGCCGCGGCGCCTGCGGTCTGCTCGACGCCGCGGCGGGCACGGCCGGCAGCCTCCTGCGGGCCTTCCCCGACCTGGTCCGCGCCCACCTCGACGCCCCCTGCCCGGGCTGCGCCGCGCCCGCCGACGCCGGCCGGCTCACCGTCCCCGTCCCCTACGTCGCCCGCCGCACCGTGCCCCGCCCCCGCTCCGCCGCCTCCCCCCGCTGA
- a CDS encoding ferredoxin, with protein sequence MKLRLDATRCQGYGLCQEPAPDLIDLDEFGYAAVTADPAPGASEDAARAAAEACPNSALRLER encoded by the coding sequence GTGAAACTCCGTCTCGACGCCACCCGCTGCCAGGGCTACGGCCTGTGCCAGGAACCCGCACCGGACCTCATCGACCTCGACGAGTTCGGCTACGCCGCGGTCACCGCCGACCCGGCCCCGGGCGCTTCCGAGGACGCCGCCCGCGCCGCCGCCGAGGCCTGCCCCAACTCCGCGCTCCGGCTGGAGAGGTGA